Proteins encoded together in one Gigantopelta aegis isolate Gae_Host chromosome 8, Gae_host_genome, whole genome shotgun sequence window:
- the LOC121379493 gene encoding zinc finger MYM-type protein 1-like, translated as MDIKKFFTAIPRHAQTLLRVGTTPDSNVKVVGEDVKEKTEKRVTSQTRLPILPPVPYQPRDVNCMPVQRLAKRTLCFQRAWFDSFPWLHFDANVSGVLCFTCAKAACMDLAGMARYSEDTFVSKGFCNWKKAIEKFKIHEKTSAHMISHNNLKFRSSNNNVDAQLSTHHLEEQTKARNALLKIVTTVQYLAQQGLAIRGKESSDGNFMKLLELRSNDDVVLQRWLTRTTSYTSVAVQNELLKIMAHMVLRNICKNVGLFAVIVDGTQDIQGVEQEAICVRYIDDAYDVHEDFIGLYSVSEMTGASLSNMLKDALLRLDLPITHLRAQTYDGASNMSGKYQGCQALIKKVQPLANYTHCGAHITHLICAKAIESAPFLRDALNVVQELGGFYNSSGKFKNVYLDLQVMDDSPSPSRLKPLCPTSWLSRGIAVRAVLSNYAHVLEALNEASSTFGSSTADVMVRHVHRNRLAECTARDIAIKFVDGSSDTRRSVFGKF; from the coding sequence ATGGACATTAAAAAGTTCTTCACTGCCATACCACGCCATGCCCAGACTCTGTTGCGAGTAGGGACGACACCGGATTCAAATGTCAAAGTTGTTGGTGAAgatgttaaagaaaaaacagagaaaagaGTCACTTCTCAGACACGGTTGCCCATCTTACCGCCAGTGCCGTACCAGCCACGGGACGTCAACTGCATGCCGGTGCAACGGCTCGCTAAACGAACGCTATGTTTTCAGCGCGCGTGGTTCGATAGCTTTCCATGGCTCCACTTTGACGCTAACGTTAGCGGAGTACTCTGCTTTACTTGTGCTAAAGCAGCATGCATGGACTTGGCCGGCATGGCGCGGTATTCAGAGGACACATTTGTTTCCAAGGGATTTTGCAACTGGAAGAAGGCAATTGAGAAATTCAAAATCCACGAAAAGACATCTGCACATATGATTTCTCATAACAACCTGAAATTCCGGTCTTCCAACAACAACGTTGACGCACAGTTAAGTACGCACCATCTTGAAGAACAAACGAAGGCGCGCAACGCTCTGCTGAAGATTGTGACGACCGTCCAGTATCTAGCGCAGCAGGGACTGGCAATACGCGGCAAAGAGTCAAGCGACGGTAACTTCATGAAGTTGTTAGAGCTGCGGAGCAACGATGACGTCGTGTTACAGAGGTGGTTGACACGCACAACTTCATACACAAGCGTTGCCGTGCAAAACGAACTGTTAAAAATCATGGCACACATGGTGCTGCGAAATATTTGCAAGAACGTGGGCCTTTTTGCAGTCATTGTCGACGGAACCCAAGACATCCAAGGCGTTGAACAGGAGGCAATATGCGTGCGATATATAGACGACGCTTACGACGTTCACGAGGACTTTATCGGTCTGTACAGCGTATCTGAGATGACTGGTGCCAGCCTCAGCAATATGCTGAAAGACGCGTTGCTCAGACTCGACCTCCCAATCACGCATCTGAGAGCGCAAACGTATGACGGAGCCAGCAATATGTCGGGCAAATACCAAGGCTGCCAAGCACTGATCAAGAAAGTACAACCACTGGCAAACTACACGCATTGCGGTGCACACATCACGCACCTCATCTGTGCGAAGGCCATCGAGAGTGCACCGTTCCTTCGCGATGCTCTTAACGTGGTGCAGGAACTGGGCGGCTTCTACAACTCATCAggcaaatttaaaaatgtgtatcTCGATCTGCAAGTTATGGATGATAGCCCTTCCCCTTCACGCCTGAAGCCGCTTTGTCCAACAAGCTGGCTGTCACGTGGGATTGCCGTTAGAGCCGTCCTTAGCAACTACGCACACGTGCTGGAGGCACTGAATGAGGCATCATCTACATTTGGCAGCAGCACAGCAGACGTGATGGTCCGTCATGTGCACAGAAATCGTCTTGCCGAGTGCACTGCACGAGATATCGCAATTAAATTTGTCGATGGATCGAGCGATACACGGCGTAGTGTTTTTGGGAAATTTTAG